The following proteins come from a genomic window of Sphingobium cloacae:
- a CDS encoding YceI family protein, which yields MHFVSTKVVKTGPKTATISGNLTLHGVTKPVTLNASFNAAAVNPLSKAYTLGFKASGRIKRTDFGVSKYAPLVSDETTITITSAFEKKAN from the coding sequence ATGCATTTCGTCTCGACCAAGGTCGTCAAGACCGGTCCAAAGACAGCAACCATTTCCGGCAACCTGACGCTGCATGGCGTGACCAAGCCGGTTACTCTCAACGCGAGCTTCAACGCCGCGGCGGTCAATCCTCTGAGCAAAGCCTATACACTCGGCTTCAAGGCCTCCGGCAGAATCAAGCGCACGGATTTCGGTGTCAGCAAGTACGCACCGCTCGTGAGCGATGAAACGACGATTACGATTACTTCGGCCTTTGAAAAGAAGGCAAATTAA
- a CDS encoding PepSY-associated TM helix domain-containing protein: protein MSRMIPARGFRQSMSQLHTWAGLLPGWLLYVIFLFGTVAFFQLEISRWMRPELSGADVTSHALDRVAEHLAETASDAESWRILLPPARAGEAISAFWKARDESGASGQAIFDPVSGMPASIRDTTGGWFPYRFHFQLHYVPRWIGEYLTSLAGLVMLVVILSGVVIHKKIFADFFLLRFGKGQRSWLDTHNVTAVLALPFHLMITYTGLVTLLFTLMPWAITANYETADAFYKARAIPALENEPSGEKAALLPLGALIGSIEHRLGGGRLQFVTISNPGDRSAVIAAWPNRDTLGTFRATSYYSAVTGEQLRSLPKRNASAATQSVMVDLHTGLFAGQMLRWLYFLSGVGGTVMVASGLVLWTVKRRAKLPDPTHPHFGFRLVERLNIGVIVGAPVGIAVYFLANRLLPFDMAQRADWEINSLFIAWGGLFVWTLARPAKRAWVEAFIACAALYALVPLVNALTTERGLIPSLIARDWVFAGFDLVMLVTAAACAFTAWKVATHKPKAAPRRRMRELVEAAA, encoded by the coding sequence ATGAGCCGGATGATTCCCGCGCGTGGCTTTCGCCAATCGATGTCGCAGCTTCACACTTGGGCAGGTCTCCTGCCCGGGTGGTTGCTTTATGTCATATTCCTGTTTGGAACGGTCGCGTTCTTCCAATTGGAAATATCACGGTGGATGCGTCCAGAATTGAGCGGTGCGGATGTGACCAGCCACGCTCTCGACAGGGTAGCGGAACATCTGGCTGAAACTGCGTCCGATGCTGAAAGCTGGCGTATCCTGCTGCCACCGGCTCGGGCAGGAGAGGCAATATCCGCGTTCTGGAAAGCAAGGGATGAATCAGGCGCAAGCGGCCAGGCCATCTTCGATCCAGTCAGCGGCATGCCCGCATCCATAAGGGATACGACGGGGGGGTGGTTTCCCTACCGTTTCCATTTCCAGTTGCATTATGTGCCGCGCTGGATCGGTGAATATCTGACCAGTCTGGCCGGGCTGGTCATGCTGGTGGTGATCTTGTCCGGCGTCGTCATTCATAAGAAAATCTTCGCGGATTTCTTCCTGTTGCGCTTTGGCAAGGGGCAACGAAGCTGGCTGGATACACACAACGTCACTGCGGTCTTGGCACTGCCTTTCCATCTGATGATTACCTACACTGGACTGGTCACGCTGCTGTTCACGCTGATGCCGTGGGCGATCACAGCGAATTATGAAACGGCGGACGCATTCTACAAAGCACGGGCGATTCCAGCCCTTGAAAACGAACCGAGCGGCGAAAAGGCCGCGCTTCTGCCTCTTGGCGCTCTGATTGGAAGCATTGAGCATCGATTGGGCGGGGGCAGACTTCAGTTCGTGACGATCTCCAATCCGGGGGACAGGTCTGCGGTCATTGCGGCATGGCCGAACCGTGACACGCTAGGCACATTCAGGGCGACTTCCTATTACAGCGCCGTAACCGGCGAGCAATTGCGATCCTTGCCTAAGAGGAATGCCAGCGCAGCGACGCAAAGCGTGATGGTGGACCTTCACACCGGGCTATTTGCAGGCCAAATGCTGCGCTGGCTCTATTTCCTGTCCGGCGTCGGCGGCACGGTGATGGTGGCGAGCGGGCTTGTTCTCTGGACGGTCAAGCGCCGCGCCAAGTTGCCCGATCCGACCCATCCACATTTCGGCTTTCGTCTGGTCGAACGGTTGAACATCGGCGTCATTGTTGGAGCGCCTGTCGGGATCGCCGTTTATTTTCTCGCCAACCGGCTTTTGCCGTTCGACATGGCGCAGCGCGCCGATTGGGAAATCAACAGTCTGTTCATCGCCTGGGGCGGTCTGTTCGTCTGGACGCTCGCGCGTCCGGCAAAGCGGGCATGGGTGGAGGCGTTCATCGCCTGCGCGGCGCTCTATGCGCTGGTGCCGCTGGTCAACGCCCTGACCACGGAGCGCGGCCTGATCCCCAGCCTGATCGCGCGCGATTGGGTCTTCGCCGGGTTCGATCTTGTGATGCTGGTAACGGCCGCTGCCTGCGCGTTCACGGCATGGAAGGTCGCCACGCATAAGCCGAAGGCGGCCCCGCGCCGCAGAATGCGCGAACTGGTCGAGGCGGCGGCATGA
- the tnpC gene encoding IS66 family transposase — translation MEDALAAARDEVKRLNDILDQFKRHRFGQSAERLDPDQYQLVLEELEAALSRAEAGLEALIDQADATGETKRRRRNNRGALPAHLERIEQVVDIEDKQCACCGNDLHVIGEDVTERLDVVPTIFRVLVTRRPRYGCRGCDEGGVTQAPAPSFIVDQGLPTDALVAQVIVARYADHLPLYRQAQIYARQGIDLDRATLADWVGRVGWWLTPLRQHLLAELRSSVKLFADETRMPVLAPGTGKTKSGQLWAYARDDRPWGGLAPPAVVYMYAAGRGGMHPIDHLGDFAGVLQVDGYAGYNEIKRRNGVTLAFCLLHARRKFYDFREKEPVADEVLRRFSAIYKIEATLRDTSPEARFEGRQLILKPLFDNLRDYLSKNLGRFSAKGKMAEAINYMLNHWQQLTYCLLDGRVELDTNTVERSIRPIALSRRNSLFAGSDAGADNWAVLASLLETCKLSDVDPLAWLTATLTKLANGHSNKDLDSLMPWHFPKIAGRNAPS, via the coding sequence ATGGAGGACGCGCTCGCGGCCGCCCGCGATGAGGTCAAGCGCCTCAACGACATTCTCGACCAGTTCAAGCGCCACCGTTTCGGCCAGAGCGCCGAGCGGCTCGATCCCGACCAGTACCAGCTCGTGCTCGAAGAGCTCGAAGCTGCCTTGTCGCGCGCCGAGGCCGGGCTCGAAGCGCTGATCGACCAGGCTGACGCGACCGGCGAGACAAAGCGCCGCCGCCGCAACAACCGTGGAGCGCTGCCCGCCCATCTCGAGCGTATCGAGCAGGTCGTCGACATCGAAGACAAGCAGTGTGCCTGCTGCGGCAACGATCTTCATGTCATCGGCGAGGACGTCACCGAGCGCCTCGACGTCGTGCCCACCATCTTCCGCGTGCTGGTCACCCGCCGTCCGCGCTATGGCTGCCGCGGCTGCGACGAGGGCGGCGTCACCCAGGCGCCGGCGCCAAGCTTCATCGTCGATCAGGGCCTGCCCACCGACGCGCTCGTCGCCCAGGTCATCGTCGCGCGCTACGCCGATCACCTTCCGCTTTACCGGCAAGCCCAGATCTACGCCCGCCAGGGGATCGATCTCGACCGGGCAACGCTCGCCGACTGGGTCGGGCGCGTCGGATGGTGGCTGACTCCGCTCAGGCAGCATCTGCTCGCCGAGCTGCGAAGTTCGGTGAAGCTGTTCGCCGACGAGACGCGCATGCCCGTGCTGGCGCCCGGGACCGGCAAGACCAAGAGCGGCCAGCTGTGGGCCTATGCCCGCGACGATCGGCCATGGGGCGGACTCGCGCCGCCCGCCGTCGTCTACATGTACGCCGCCGGCCGCGGCGGCATGCATCCGATCGACCATCTCGGCGACTTCGCCGGGGTGCTCCAGGTGGACGGCTATGCCGGCTACAATGAGATCAAGCGCCGCAATGGCGTCACCCTCGCATTCTGCCTGCTTCACGCGCGGCGCAAGTTCTACGATTTCCGCGAAAAGGAGCCCGTTGCCGACGAGGTGCTCCGTCGCTTCTCGGCGATCTACAAGATCGAGGCGACGCTCAGGGACACCTCGCCCGAGGCGCGGTTCGAAGGGCGGCAGCTGATACTGAAGCCGCTGTTCGATAACCTGCGCGACTATCTCTCGAAGAACCTCGGCCGGTTCAGCGCCAAGGGCAAGATGGCCGAAGCGATCAACTATATGCTCAACCACTGGCAGCAGCTCACCTATTGCCTGCTCGACGGCCGCGTCGAGCTCGATACCAACACGGTCGAAAGAAGCATCCGCCCGATTGCCCTGTCGCGCCGCAACTCGTTGTTCGCCGGCAGCGATGCCGGGGCAGACAATTGGGCGGTGCTCGCCAGCCTTCTCGAAACGTGCAAACTCTCGGACGTCGATCCGCTCGCCTGGCTCACCGCCACCCTCACCAAGCTTGCCAACGGTCATAGCAACAAGGACCTCGATTCCCTCATGCCCTGGCACTTCCCCAAGATCGCCGGGCGCAACGCCCCCTCTTAA
- a CDS encoding transposase has translation MTVEQEIDGSGGVENGRRRRWTLEEKRAVVELSLDPACSMAEVAACFDVLPAQIYAWRRELREMAEDAAREDRAMFLPAVIEPTSVPAVLLEPEAANARLLPDAVVQVAMEVRGVPVMVAHGASSTLVASVIAALLRAR, from the coding sequence GTGACTGTGGAGCAAGAGATCGACGGCAGTGGCGGCGTGGAGAACGGGCGCCGACGGCGCTGGACGCTGGAAGAGAAGCGCGCGGTGGTGGAGCTGTCGCTCGATCCGGCGTGCAGCATGGCGGAGGTGGCCGCGTGTTTCGATGTCCTTCCGGCCCAGATATATGCCTGGCGCCGCGAGTTGCGCGAGATGGCGGAGGACGCGGCGCGCGAGGACAGGGCGATGTTCCTGCCGGCGGTCATCGAGCCGACATCGGTGCCGGCGGTGCTGCTCGAACCGGAGGCCGCGAACGCGCGGCTGCTGCCGGACGCGGTGGTGCAGGTCGCAATGGAAGTGCGCGGCGTGCCAGTGATGGTCGCCCACGGCGCAAGTTCGACGCTGGTCGCCTCGGTAATCGCAGCGCTGCTGAGGGCGCGATGA
- a CDS encoding TonB-dependent siderophore receptor produces MAIVGVRSGWRTLLASTALVAMVAGIGSYPAQAQSAAQAGTQQFDIPAQSLASALMRFSRETRLELFYNAELAQGRTTQGVSGNFAPAEALSRLLVGTGLTFKFTNATTITLERAPQAADGTIALGPVRVEGVAESAFNRVFSDPAATEATKSYAAQAVTIGKVPQTLREIPQSITVMTRQIIEDQSLDSVEQLLSRSPGVVFTTDAWARGLGYSRGFQIANYQLDGGNVAYDSGFRPNQDLAMYDRVEILRGSDGLFSGTGLPGGTINLVRKRPLREAQLKFAASAASWDNYRLEADATGPLALDGALRMRLVGVYQNRHFFYSPSADEKILVYGIVEADLGPDTLISVGGSHQWQDGAQFTTGLPHYTDGSDMNLPRSFATTADWAGRKAKNTEFFANIEHKFGESWAVKLSATQQKYSLSGLDFNAQGSMSADDTILFANPRAFEGSNKATVLEATLSGDFQLFGQNHSLIVGASYQKSKAGQSTYYTYDRFPDDVSIFDFDPLLYPEPEVGGLRATWPKYGAKQIGFYGKLHAHLTDNMSFILGGRVTSYNYSAPYMAYLEDGTIRSTSTTQYKENGILTPYGALIYAFDKNWSVYGSVAEIHQSQAQRLSGPLPGTPLKPITGRNYEIGIKGALRDETLNISLALYRIERNGEAVLDNSYPRETTDLGISCCYVSQGEVVSKGIDAEITGEITPGWQILMGYTFNINKNKKSDARYHTATPRHLLKVWTSYILPGELSAWTVGGGFTAQTKQYNSGSEWDNKIYDYVNYYISQKGYIVANATIDYKFNDRWSASFNLNNIFDKKYYQTLGTAIAGSWYGEPRNFRLTLRAGF; encoded by the coding sequence ATGGCGATTGTTGGGGTAAGGTCGGGCTGGCGGACGTTGCTGGCGTCCACGGCGCTGGTGGCGATGGTGGCGGGGATCGGGAGCTATCCCGCACAGGCGCAGAGCGCCGCGCAGGCGGGAACGCAGCAGTTCGATATCCCCGCGCAATCGCTGGCGTCCGCTCTGATGCGCTTCTCGCGCGAAACGCGGCTGGAACTCTTTTACAATGCCGAACTGGCGCAGGGTAGGACGACGCAGGGCGTGTCAGGCAATTTTGCTCCTGCCGAGGCTCTGTCCCGGCTGCTTGTCGGAACGGGGCTGACCTTCAAGTTCACCAATGCCACCACGATCACGCTGGAACGCGCACCGCAGGCGGCGGATGGCACGATCGCGCTTGGGCCGGTGCGGGTCGAGGGGGTAGCAGAAAGCGCTTTCAATAGAGTGTTCTCTGATCCTGCTGCGACGGAAGCGACGAAATCCTATGCCGCCCAAGCCGTTACCATTGGCAAAGTGCCGCAGACCTTGCGGGAGATACCGCAGTCTATAACCGTGATGACGCGACAGATAATCGAGGATCAAAGCCTCGATAGCGTGGAGCAACTGCTATCTCGGTCGCCCGGTGTGGTATTTACGACCGACGCGTGGGCAAGAGGCCTTGGCTATTCGCGCGGATTCCAGATCGCCAATTACCAATTGGACGGAGGAAATGTTGCGTACGATTCCGGCTTCCGTCCCAATCAAGATTTGGCAATGTATGACCGTGTTGAAATATTGCGCGGTTCTGACGGACTTTTTTCCGGCACAGGGTTGCCGGGCGGAACAATAAATCTTGTGCGCAAGCGCCCCCTGCGAGAAGCGCAGTTAAAGTTTGCTGCATCTGCTGCTAGCTGGGACAACTATCGTCTCGAAGCAGATGCCACGGGCCCACTTGCGCTAGATGGCGCCCTCAGAATGAGGCTGGTCGGCGTCTATCAGAACCGGCACTTCTTCTATTCTCCAAGTGCAGATGAAAAGATACTGGTTTACGGCATCGTAGAAGCAGATCTTGGCCCGGATACCCTGATTTCTGTGGGCGGTAGCCATCAATGGCAGGATGGTGCTCAATTCACTACCGGCCTGCCTCATTATACGGATGGGAGCGACATGAACCTTCCACGTAGCTTTGCCACGACGGCCGATTGGGCGGGAAGGAAGGCCAAGAACACCGAATTTTTTGCGAATATCGAGCATAAGTTCGGAGAGTCGTGGGCCGTAAAGCTCAGTGCCACGCAGCAGAAATATTCCCTAAGTGGCCTGGATTTTAACGCTCAAGGCTCCATGAGCGCCGATGACACAATTTTATTCGCTAATCCAAGAGCTTTTGAAGGCAGCAATAAGGCAACGGTGTTGGAAGCCACCTTGTCAGGAGATTTCCAACTTTTTGGACAAAATCATAGCCTGATTGTTGGTGCAAGTTATCAGAAAAGCAAAGCAGGTCAGTCGACTTACTATACATATGATAGATTTCCGGATGACGTCAGTATATTCGATTTCGACCCTTTGCTCTATCCAGAACCGGAAGTGGGCGGGTTGCGGGCTACGTGGCCCAAATACGGCGCAAAGCAGATTGGGTTTTATGGCAAGCTTCATGCCCATCTAACAGATAACATGAGCTTCATTCTAGGTGGCCGTGTCACCAGCTATAATTATAGTGCTCCATATATGGCTTATCTGGAAGATGGGACGATTCGCTCCACATCAACTACCCAATATAAGGAAAATGGCATATTAACTCCTTATGGAGCGTTGATCTATGCCTTCGACAAGAATTGGTCAGTTTATGGGAGCGTTGCCGAAATACATCAGTCACAAGCGCAGAGGTTGAGTGGCCCACTTCCGGGGACGCCGCTGAAACCCATCACCGGGCGGAACTACGAAATCGGCATTAAGGGCGCGCTTCGTGATGAAACGCTGAACATCTCGCTTGCGCTTTATCGGATCGAGCGCAACGGGGAGGCGGTGCTGGATAACAGCTACCCTCGCGAAACCACCGATCTTGGCATAAGCTGCTGCTATGTCTCTCAGGGAGAGGTGGTCAGCAAGGGCATTGACGCGGAGATAACGGGTGAGATCACTCCAGGATGGCAAATCCTGATGGGATACACGTTCAATATTAATAAAAATAAGAAGAGCGATGCAAGGTATCATACCGCCACTCCGCGGCATCTTTTGAAGGTGTGGACTTCCTATATTCTTCCCGGAGAATTGTCTGCTTGGACCGTAGGCGGGGGTTTTACAGCGCAAACTAAACAATATAACTCTGGATCTGAATGGGATAATAAAATTTATGACTACGTGAATTATTACATTAGTCAGAAAGGATATATTGTAGCGAATGCGACGATTGACTATAAATTTAATGATAGATGGTCAGCTTCTTTCAACCTGAATAATATCTTTGATAAGAAGTATTATCAGACTTTGGGAACGGCTATTGCCGGGTCGTGGTATGGAGAACCTCGCAATTTCCGCCTGACCCTGCGCGCCGGATTTTAA
- a CDS encoding cytochrome b: protein MRQRTRYSAVAMLLHWSIAALIIANLFLGWRMGFLKGLAQFDMFQLHKSVGITVLVLSIVRLVWRMLNPVPPLPAGMKGWEVAAAHVTHWAFYGLMIGLPLTGWAVVSVSPWNIPTLLWHTIPWPHIGLLHDLPINAKQAVEKVGGSIHMYFAFGGTALIVMHIGAALKHQFISRDGVLGRMVPGLRSTPHTSSEA from the coding sequence ATGCGTCAACGCACCCGCTATTCTGCGGTAGCGATGCTTCTGCATTGGAGCATTGCCGCCCTCATCATTGCGAACCTGTTCCTGGGTTGGCGCATGGGCTTCCTGAAGGGCCTTGCGCAGTTCGACATGTTCCAGCTCCACAAGTCCGTGGGTATTACCGTGCTGGTTCTCAGCATCGTTCGTCTGGTTTGGCGGATGCTCAATCCGGTCCCGCCGCTGCCGGCGGGAATGAAGGGCTGGGAAGTGGCAGCCGCCCATGTGACGCACTGGGCGTTTTACGGTTTGATGATCGGTCTGCCCCTGACGGGATGGGCTGTCGTGTCTGTCAGCCCTTGGAATATTCCAACACTGCTTTGGCACACGATCCCGTGGCCACACATCGGCCTTCTCCATGACCTTCCGATCAACGCCAAGCAGGCTGTCGAGAAGGTCGGCGGGAGCATTCACATGTATTTCGCCTTTGGCGGCACTGCCCTGATTGTGATGCACATCGGCGCCGCGTTGAAGCACCAGTTCATCTCCCGCGACGGCGTTTTGGGACGGATGGTCCCGGGCCTGCGGTCCACCCCCCATACTTCATCCGAGGCATAA
- a CDS encoding YceI family protein: MRAIFLYPIAATALAASLLNAPAVAAPAPTWTVNKAQSRLGFQASMNGQAISGAFRRFDARIAFDPANLSGSSVVAVIDTGSAATGDATRDESLPTPDWFNTKVFPRATFTSKSFKSLGGNRYQAAGTLNIRGVNRPVVLPFQLNINRGEARMQGSLVIDRRWFGVGRGQFASTDAVAANVRVNVTIQAARAK; encoded by the coding sequence ATGCGCGCCATCTTTCTCTATCCCATCGCCGCAACCGCACTGGCGGCATCGCTTCTCAACGCTCCCGCTGTGGCAGCCCCTGCGCCGACTTGGACGGTCAACAAGGCCCAATCGCGATTGGGCTTCCAGGCCAGCATGAACGGCCAGGCCATCAGCGGGGCATTCCGGCGCTTTGATGCGCGTATCGCGTTCGATCCCGCCAACCTTTCTGGCTCCAGCGTAGTTGCAGTGATCGATACAGGTTCGGCTGCCACCGGCGATGCCACGCGCGACGAATCGCTGCCAACGCCTGACTGGTTCAATACCAAGGTCTTTCCCCGCGCTACCTTCACCTCCAAGTCGTTCAAGAGCCTGGGCGGCAATCGCTATCAGGCAGCGGGCACGCTCAATATCCGCGGTGTTAATCGTCCGGTCGTCCTGCCATTCCAGCTGAACATCAATAGAGGGGAGGCCAGGATGCAGGGATCGCTCGTGATCGACCGCCGCTGGTTCGGGGTTGGACGGGGACAGTTCGCCTCCACTGACGCAGTGGCTGCCAATGTTCGCGTAAATGTGACTATTCAGGCCGCTCGCGCGAAATAG
- a CDS encoding RNA polymerase sigma factor — protein MPRKALGKYYDDWRDELERFLTRRLSSPDLAAELTQEAFIRLMRVDPPSLVRDPRAWLFRTASNLVVDHHRTTRRAPFDAIEDAVRENIADPTPTQEMAALSREELAVVHKAIEDLPPRGREVFKLSRFEGLGYSEIAERLGISRNTVVVHMVRSLAACKQRLNAYREGDEGPE, from the coding sequence GTGCCGCGCAAGGCTTTGGGTAAATATTATGACGATTGGCGGGATGAACTTGAACGTTTCCTCACTCGCCGCCTGTCGTCACCGGACCTTGCCGCCGAACTGACGCAAGAGGCTTTCATCCGCCTGATGCGGGTCGATCCGCCTTCGCTGGTGCGCGATCCGAGGGCATGGCTGTTCCGCACCGCCAGCAATCTTGTGGTCGATCATCACCGCACCACCAGGCGCGCGCCTTTCGATGCGATAGAGGATGCGGTGCGCGAAAACATAGCCGACCCCACGCCGACGCAGGAAATGGCGGCCTTGTCGCGGGAGGAACTGGCGGTCGTCCATAAGGCGATCGAAGACCTCCCGCCGAGGGGCCGGGAAGTGTTCAAGTTGAGCCGGTTCGAGGGGCTGGGCTATAGCGAGATTGCGGAGCGTCTCGGCATTTCCCGCAATACGGTGGTCGTCCACATGGTCCGTTCGTTGGCCGCCTGCAAGCAGCGGCTGAACGCCTATCGCGAAGGGGATGAAGGCCCGGAGTAA
- a CDS encoding helix-turn-helix domain-containing protein: MHRRELGSIEPVGAYLAPATGRRGTLIEDADRPRAYMLDFASPKREPTIRWNYAATRNAVTVARCILPPNPGVLLGASQLVLAVHMGEPFVMEYRLPGEDRLQSHLIEPGMMNVNPGNRPFFQAWENSPDILVIALDSRFAERVAVAAFERDCINDMPSIIGAKDNAALCFARLLDTEMAFERRGGTVISEAISAALTVHLVRRFCPETRPPLHGSGGLTPRQLRHVLDRIEDEIDGNLTTRALAFGTGLSGGHFMRAFKTSTGKTLHAYVIEQRIRRAQMLLADPDMPLAQIAYATGFSSQSHMNRHFGRLVGMTPGQFRRVIL, encoded by the coding sequence ATGCATCGTCGGGAACTTGGCAGCATCGAACCAGTCGGCGCTTACCTTGCACCGGCTACCGGGAGAAGAGGAACGCTGATAGAGGATGCCGACAGGCCGCGCGCTTACATGCTGGATTTCGCCTCTCCGAAGCGGGAACCGACGATAAGGTGGAACTATGCGGCGACGCGCAATGCGGTAACGGTGGCGCGGTGCATATTGCCGCCTAATCCCGGTGTGCTGTTGGGGGCGAGCCAGTTGGTTCTGGCGGTCCATATGGGCGAGCCGTTCGTAATGGAATACCGCCTGCCGGGCGAGGATCGCCTGCAAAGCCACCTGATCGAACCGGGCATGATGAACGTCAATCCGGGCAACCGGCCCTTCTTTCAGGCATGGGAGAACAGCCCGGACATTCTCGTGATCGCGCTGGACAGCCGCTTTGCGGAGCGGGTGGCGGTGGCGGCGTTCGAGCGGGATTGCATCAACGACATGCCGTCGATTATCGGCGCGAAGGACAATGCCGCGCTCTGTTTCGCGCGCCTGCTCGATACGGAAATGGCGTTCGAGCGGCGCGGCGGGACTGTCATCAGCGAAGCGATTTCCGCTGCCCTGACGGTGCATCTTGTCCGCCGCTTCTGCCCCGAAACCCGGCCCCCGTTGCATGGGAGCGGCGGCCTAACACCCCGCCAGCTTCGCCATGTTCTCGACCGGATTGAGGATGAGATTGACGGCAATTTGACCACGCGGGCGCTGGCATTTGGCACGGGCTTGAGCGGCGGCCATTTCATGCGCGCGTTCAAGACCAGCACCGGCAAGACGCTTCATGCCTATGTGATCGAGCAGCGAATCCGCCGCGCGCAAATGCTGCTGGCCGATCCCGACATGCCCCTTGCCCAGATCGCCTATGCCACCGGCTTCAGTTCGCAAAGCCACATGAACCGGCATTTCGGCAGGCTGGTCGGCATGACGCCGGGCCAGTTCCGCAGGGTCATTTTGTAG
- a CDS encoding FecR family protein, whose protein sequence is MTWFVRLHDEDATDADRAAHAGWLAADPRHGVAWAEVAQLWTALQGAAAPNVVVLPKARAVPPQPARPVQRRRFAMAAAVALMVGSAGWMATHPGLFADERTGTGERRSLTLSDGSRVELATASALSVDFTDRERKVVLHDGEAFFSVAKDARPFRVQAADGVITDIGTAFDVKMAAETVHVSVTEGIVDIASGTGQPVRLMRGQSASYSPTGIGPRQTVDPANVGLWREGRLAFDNAPLPDVLRDLERYRHGRIVVMDKSLSRLTVSGMFDATRTDAALSTIERTLPVRLVRITRYLVLVYPAE, encoded by the coding sequence GTGACGTGGTTCGTGCGATTGCACGACGAAGACGCCACGGATGCCGACCGCGCCGCCCATGCCGGGTGGCTTGCCGCCGACCCGCGCCATGGTGTCGCGTGGGCGGAAGTTGCGCAACTGTGGACCGCCCTGCAAGGTGCCGCTGCTCCCAATGTTGTGGTTCTCCCGAAGGCGCGCGCTGTCCCGCCGCAACCCGCCCGGCCGGTGCAACGGCGGCGCTTCGCGATGGCCGCCGCCGTGGCGCTTATGGTCGGTTCCGCAGGCTGGATGGCGACCCATCCCGGCCTGTTCGCGGATGAGCGCACGGGGACGGGCGAACGCCGTTCGCTGACTCTGTCCGATGGATCGCGTGTGGAACTCGCCACCGCCTCGGCCCTGTCGGTCGATTTCACGGACAGGGAACGCAAGGTCGTCCTGCATGATGGGGAAGCCTTCTTCTCGGTGGCGAAGGATGCGCGGCCCTTCCGGGTGCAGGCGGCCGATGGCGTCATTACCGACATAGGCACCGCCTTCGATGTGAAGATGGCGGCCGAAACGGTCCATGTTTCGGTGACGGAAGGCATTGTGGACATCGCCAGCGGCACCGGCCAGCCGGTCCGGTTGATGCGCGGCCAATCCGCCAGCTATTCACCGACAGGTATCGGACCACGGCAAACGGTCGATCCCGCCAATGTCGGATTATGGCGGGAAGGCCGCCTTGCGTTCGACAACGCGCCCTTGCCGGACGTGCTGCGCGACCTCGAACGCTATCGCCATGGCCGGATAGTGGTGATGGATAAGAGTCTGTCCCGGCTCACTGTGTCGGGGATGTTCGACGCCACCCGAACCGATGCGGCGCTCTCCACGATCGAGCGGACCTTGCCTGTCCGGCTGGTGCGGATCACCCGATATCTGGTGCTTGTCTATCCCGCCGAATGA
- the tnpB gene encoding IS66 family insertion sequence element accessory protein TnpB (TnpB, as the term is used for proteins encoded by IS66 family insertion elements, is considered an accessory protein, since TnpC, encoded by a neighboring gene, is a DDE family transposase.), whose amino-acid sequence MIGPGSDAKVLIYTKPIDFRCGIDTLVAKVQHELSQDPWRGVAYIFRSKRKDRLKILWFDGTGIWLMTKRAEAAEGFAWPPAVDGSFSITAAQMAALTSGMDWRRHRAPRRVNPPKIEGFADA is encoded by the coding sequence ATGATCGGGCCGGGCAGCGACGCCAAGGTGCTGATCTACACCAAGCCGATCGATTTCCGCTGCGGCATCGACACGCTGGTGGCCAAGGTCCAGCACGAGTTGAGCCAGGATCCGTGGCGCGGAGTCGCCTATATTTTTCGTTCCAAGAGGAAGGACAGGCTGAAGATTCTGTGGTTCGACGGCACCGGCATCTGGCTGATGACCAAGCGCGCCGAGGCCGCCGAAGGATTCGCCTGGCCGCCGGCGGTCGATGGCAGTTTTTCGATCACGGCGGCGCAGATGGCAGCACTCACCTCGGGCATGGACTGGCGTCGGCACCGCGCGCCAAGGCGCGTAAATCCGCCTAAAATCGAGGGTTTCGCTGATGCGTGA